In Vespa velutina chromosome 1, iVesVel2.1, whole genome shotgun sequence, the following proteins share a genomic window:
- the LOC124955517 gene encoding afadin isoform X1, translated as MVTYYIMATEIANKRAEREALRGVIQQWNANRLDLFELSEPNEDLEFHGVMRFYFQDSGQKVATKCIRVASDATSRAVIETLIEKFRPDMRMLSVPEYALYEIHENGDERKLELEEKPLLVQLNWHVDDREGRFLLRRIDDKTNAQGVGFSSEGSSFRRKLSKREKKQMRKQEKLGRLKSLEQDENTVPVDQNGVAEKLYTELPETSFTRSISNPEAVMRRRRQQKLERKLQQFRSKDGGPDTGGTLKIYGEALCKDVPYKTLLLSVRDSAAQVVREMLSKYGLDKVDPQQYCLVQVNNDNTSGGTHQEYILDDDECPLAILMNHPSTRGSIMFHVRRRPADYVPRKRKKKPSGKWNELDHRYEDERLPFLLELNPDGTDIPNGAGVRYRLQPNVTEVGSERPFGPQGVQSQTLTLSGPTVMPRHCVIAFTENIVTLTPCSRDAHTFVNNQRIHQTTILQNGAIIKFGRMHTFRFIDPAPDDRIRQRHDSNRQIEYAYDRRSPDATSQEANSDKYRSGSGSPNGGGGGHAQSPGQTSNPPSPTKSTAASTSRSPTHGTHAPEVTHNYETTFDLDGNVETASLTSSRDGNRHPQYDNQPRGTDPILPAVLEFLEDTEEAFLRAVITDVDPSAPQFKLAPTYTLYLAARYRASTHYRPELQPTERAHRLTVMLANIALMIQGVIQERYMDASSLAFWLANGSELLHMLKSDRHVGAFSTRAQDILADAVHAAFASLVHCVSLELTPAMSQFMADADEPAKEAGVLQIFSNTMALLRRCRVNAALTIQLFSHLFHAINAIAFNALVSNGNLCVRWFGRRLKARLNALETWAERQGLELASQCHLATIMQATHLLQAPKYNAEELATLSSTCFKLNSLQVRALLQKYQPAADEPRLPAELIENVVRVAESVADTLARADGREIRLEEESTLALALLLPEDGYSCEVIRGVPPGLVEFLSPLQQEGFCRMAPQPTSSGYWTIYMIDHHTNLRSPSAMSNRSGGYTGHVGQNQGQPEIHIIKLHKSTNGMGLSIVAAKGAGQDRLGIYIKSVVAGGAADADGRLAAGDQLLKVDGQSLVGITQEKAAEYLVRTGPTVTLEVAKQGAIYHGLATLLSQPSPIMTRAHKARPKSEHIKNPARPPEVSVPPSTSHSMGNLLSVPLQGATSQEHYVGWDVEQSTLPGPRRMSERDLSSRLGRETIPQQIHSSKSVPALHNMGAEGKQQHEIFNPGYSRASSSNSVTPPVQPSPMPAMNGASCLRSRSSHNLHDPTRIGALPPTGLVSRQQSSPNLNPNQPHGSFQNSLQNNEAERFYQNLSVYRNQDSTGKQQQPSLSQQHMEERNTLHTQRSSRGSQNSLNRPPAQELNQGRDRPISAHIPQTQQQGYSGNQMQHQNVVPPRSQSSRDIIRQEAKLQEMQEEVRRRELRGGAPMINQYRPNTYSMRPANANQTAGIVPARALVSRPLGSTPNLATTSATRQQMGPTYGHPDAAYSQYGQCNKHPTAGMSQYGLTSKGKTEPSRHIPTIESGKESLAVQDSTRSHYDHNRQYMTSQNGSHYTHGPSDLRSDQYSNDNTTIIQDNVEGNSFNTAEVPPARPALPEDGYRESPPPPPPNTLTHPLYNNQADSRYTASMQDPPRGGYYPASGTGTMQQPRQYQYSASNPWQREEREKEQARRREAARQWRDQQIAELSALPHRTPQQDEQLRALQLERDFQKRAEEAANQQDDDDECNDIDTESIPQPQGLLSVANSQERTNTVSQQHTLSRANINNQSIRGTPPTSQTVNSPLSPNAAGNSCLVQNDNSGLMYLQQQQQQPPPQQQQQQPPPQQQQQQQQPPQQQQQSQQHTNQSQSNTVQLPSSSNYSSSLSHIGNIQKTYTTQNNEERETQQRRIEEIRRKEFDENQRQREEENRHQQQQQQQHQQQQQQQQQHIQQLYKQQQQHMQHYRNQQALHPNMLRLDNLVINGPNTSPSLQNGNTDAPPPPERGSSYAVMSQQSALRSNSSTSSNIALTPLTSSTIKRVSFHDPNANNETTPRNVISGNLNTSSSMGMVTIREDPNNFINDAENLLASPKSPEGPGVPFVSATPGVIGAQEVYKDPRQKRLAEKQKQQNLQMGAVPEKLSFKEKMKMFAMETGEDGTPRDKVKISRAQREIDNIGGPLSPNNNTTKG; from the exons AATGGCCACGGAAATTGCGAACAAAAGGGCCGAAAGGGAAGCCCTTCGTGGGGTCATACAACAATGGAACGCAAATCGTTTGGATCTTTTCGAACTATCCGAACCCAACGAG gACTTGGAGTTTCACGGTGTAATGAGATTCTACTTTCAAGACAGTGGTCAAAAGGTTGCTACGAAATGCATCAGAGTTGCATCGGATGCAACCAGTCGTGCCGTGATCGAAACTCTCATAGAAAAATTCCGTCCAGATATGAGAATGTTGTCGGTACCGGAATACGCTCTTTACGAAATTCATGAAAATGGAG ACGAACGAAAATTGGAATTGGAGGAGAAGCCATTGTTGGTACAATTAAATTGGCATGTCGACGATCGAGAGGGACGTTTCTTGTTGAGAAGGATCGACGATAAGACGAATGCACAAGGTGTTGGTTTCTCCTCAGAAGGTTCTAGCTTTCGTAGAAAGCTGAGTAAGCGggagaagaaacaaatgagAAAACAAGAGAAGCTTGGACGTTTGAAGAGTTTGGAACAGGATGAGAATACAGTGCCGGTCGATCAAAATGGCGTCGCCGAAAAACTTTATACCG AACTTCCCGAGACGAGTTTCACAAGGAGTATATCTAATCCGGAAGCCGTAATGAGACGTCGTAGGCAACAAAAActcgaaagaaaattgcaaCAATTTCGTAGCAAAGATGGTGGACCAGATACCGGCGGTACTTTGAAGATATACGGAGAGGCACTTTGCAAAGATGTACCTTATAAAACATTACTATTAAGCGTTCGAGATTCTGCGGCCCAGGTTGTAAGAGAGATGTTATCTAAATATGGTTTAGATAAAGTCGACCCTCAGCAATATTGTCTGGTACAG GTGAACAACGACAATACAAGCGGTGGTACTCATCAAGAGTATATACTGGACGACGACGAATGCCCGTTGGCTATTCTCATGAATCACCCTTCCACGCGCG GATCAATCATGTTTCACGTGAGGAGGAGACCGGCAGATTATGTGCCTCGCAAACGTAAAAAGAAACCTTCGGGAAAATGGAACGAATTAGATCATAG atatgAAGATGAGAGACTACCATTCTTATTGGAACTTAATCCAGATGGTACCGATATTCCTAACGGAGCGGGTGTCAGGTATCGTTTGCAACCAAACGTGACGGAAGTTGGATCGGAACGACCCTTCGGTCCGCAAGGCGTGCAATCTCAAACTTTAACTCTCAGTGGACCTACCGTTATGCCAAGGCACTGTGTTATAGCGTTTACGGAAAATATCGTCACTCTGACGCCATGCTCAAGGGACGCTCATACTTTCGTGAACAATCAACGAATACATCAGACTACCATACTCCAA AATGGAGCTATCATCAAGTTTGGAAGAATGCATACCTTCAGATTCATCGACCCCGCGCCCGACGACCGTATCAGGCAACGTCATGATTCCAACAGACAGATTGAGTACGCATACGACCG ACGATCGCCAGATGCTACCAGCCAAGAAGCAAATTCGGACAAGTACAGATCAGGTTCTGGATCACCAaacggtggtggtggtggacaCGCTCAAAGTCCTGGTCAGACTTCGAATCCACCGAGTCCCACTAAATCTACGGCAGCTAGCACATCGCGTAGTCCCACGCACGGTACTCATGCACCCGAGGTGACTCACAATTATGAAACGACTTTCGACCTGGACGGCAATGTGGAAACGGCGAGCTTAACGAGTAGTAGAGATGGCAACAG GCATCCCCAATACGATAATCAACCACGAGGGACGGACCCTATCCTACCAGCAGTATTGGAATTCTTAGAAGATACGGAGGAAGCGTTTCTACGTGCTGTTATCACCGACGTAGATCCCTCAGCTCCGCAGTTCAAACTTGCACCGACTTATACCCTTTATTTGGCTGCCAGATATCGTGCTAGCACTCATTACAGACCAGAATTACAACCTACCGAAAGAGCACACCGTTTGACCGTGATGCTTGCGAATATTGCCTTGATGATACAAGGAGTAATTCAG GAAAGATATATGGATGCGTCTTCGTTGGCATTTTGGCTTGCAAATGGTTCGGAATTATTGCACATGTTAAAAAGCGATCGTCACGTTGGAGCATTTTCAACGAGAGCTCAAGATATCTTAGCCGATGCCGTTCACGCTGCATTCGCATCTCTGGTACATTGCGTTTCTCTTGAATTGACACCAGCAATGTCGCAATTCATGGCGGACGCTGATGAGCCCGCTAAGGAAGCTGGTGTTTTACAAATATTCTCGAATACGATGGCTCTATTAAGACGTTGTAGAGTTAACGCAGCACTGACCATCCAATTATTCAGTCATCTTTTTCATGCGATCAACGCAATCGCTTTCAATGCTCTAGTATCTAATGGGAATCTCTGTGTCCGTTGGTTTGGTCGAAGATTAAAAGCTAGACTTAATGCTCTAGAAACCTGGGCTGAGAGGCAAGGTCTCGAATTAGCCAGTCAATGTCATTTGGCAACGATCATGCAAGCTACGCATCTTCTCCAAGCACCGAAATATAACGCCGAGGAATTAGCCACATTGAGTTCTACTTGTTTCAAATTGAATTCTTTACAAGTAAGAGCTTTGTTGCAAAAATATCAACCGGCTGCCGATGAGCCACGACTTCCCGCTGAGCTCATTGAGAACGTTGTCAGg gtagCTGAAAGTGTCGCTGATACTCTTGCACGCGCCGACGGACGTGAAATACGTTTGGAAGAAGAATCAACTTTGGCGCTGGCATTGCTATTGCCAGAGGATGGTTACAGTTGTGAGGTAATAAGAGGTGTACCACCGGGATTGGTTGAATTTCTATCACCCTTGCAGCAAGAAGGTTTCTGTCGAATGGCACCTCAACCTACTAGTAGTGGTTACTGGactatatatatgatagatcATCATACGAAC CTTCGTAGTCCAAGTGCAATGAGTAATAGATCAGGTGGCTATACTGGGCACGTTGGACAGAATCAAGGTCAACCAGAAATACATATCATAAAATTACATAAGTCGACCAATGGTATGGGTTTGAGTATTGTTGCTGCTAAg GGTGCTGGTCAAGATAGATTAGGCATTTATATCAAAAGTGTTGTTGCCGGTGGTGCAGCAGACGcg GACGGAAGACTAGCTGCTGGTGATCAATTACTTAAAGTAGACGGACAGAGTTTAGTAGGAATAACGCAAGAAAA agCTGCTGAGTATCTAGTTCGTACGGGACCAACGGTGACGCTAGAAGTTGCTAAACAAGGCGCGATATATCATGGACTTGCTACTTTATTATCTCAACCATCTCCTATAATGACGAGGg CACATAAGGCCAGGCCAAAGTCAGAACACATAAAAAATCCCGCTAGACCTCCGGAAGTGTCCGTGCCACCATCTACGTCACACTCGATGGGCAATCTCTTGTCCGTACCATTGCAGGGTGCTACTTCTCAAGAACACTATGTTGGCTGGGACGTAGAACAATCCACATTACCAG GGCCTCGCCGCATGAGCGAACGTGATCTTTCATCTAGACTTGGACGTGAAACGATTCCCCAACAAATTCATAGCAGCAAGTCCGTCCCAGCTTTGCACA ATATGGGGGCCGAAGGGAAACAACAACATGAAATCTTCAATCCGGGTTATAGTAGAGCATCATCGAGTAATAGCGTTACACCACCGGTTCAACCATCTCCGATGCCTGCTATGAACGGAGCTTCATGCCTACGCTCTAG atcgagCCATAATTTGCACGATCCAACGAGAATTGGGGCATTACCTCCGACTGGTTTGGTTAGCAGGCAACAATCCTCACCAAACTTAAATCCAAATCAACCTCATGGATCTTTCCAAAATAGTTTACAAAATAACGAAGCCGAAAGATTCTATCAAAACTTGAGCGTTTATAGAAATCAAGATTCTACAGGGAAACAACAGCAGCCAAGTTTATCGCAGCAACACATGGAGGAGAG GAATACGTTACACACGCAACGAAGCTCAAGAGGATCACAAAATTCTTTGAATCGGCCGCCTGCGCAAGAATTGAATCAGGGAAGAGATAGACCGATATCTGCTCATATTCCTCAAACCCAACAACAAGGTTATTCCGGTAACCAAATGCAACATCAAAACGTGGTTCCGCCTAGATCGCAATCCTCGCGAGATATAATACGTCAGGAAGCTAAGCTTCAAGAAATGCAGGAAGAAGTTAGAAGACGTGAATTACGCGGTGGTGCACCGATGATCAATCAATATAGACCAAATACATATAGTATGAGACCGGCAAATGCTAATCAAACGGCTGGTATTGTACCTGCCCGTGCTCTCGTTTCAAGACCATTGGGTTCTACACCTAATTTAGCAACAACGTCAGCAACGAGACAACAAATGGGACCAACGTATGGTCATCCTGATGCTGCTTATTCCCAGTATGGTCAATGTAACAAACATCCAACTGCTGGTATGAGTCAGTATGGGCTAACATCCAAAGGAAAGACAGAACCATCTCGTCATATACCAACTATTGAATCTGGAAAGGAATCTCTCGCGGTTCAAGATTCTACTAGATCGCATTATGACCATAATCGTCAATATATGACTTCTCAGAATGGATCACATTATACTCATGGACCATCTGATCTACGAAGTGATCAGTATTCAAATGACAATACTACTATAATTCAAGATAACGTCGAaggaaattcttttaataccGCTGAAGTACCACCAGCAAGACCCGCTCTTCCTGAAGATGGGTATAGAGAAAgtccaccacctccaccacctaATACATTAACTCATCCGTTGTATAATAATCAAGCAGATTCGAG GTATACCGCAAGTATGCAAGACCCACCAAGAGGTGGTTATTATCCGGCAAGTGGAACAGGAACAATGCAACAACCTCGACAATATCAATATAGTGCTAGTAATCCTTGGCAACGTGAAGAACGTGAAAag gaACAAGCTCGAAGAAGAGAAGCAGCTAGACAATGGCGCGATCAGCAAATTGCGGAGTTAAGTGCTTTACCTCACCGAACTCCTCAACAAGATGAACAGCTACGTGCTCTTCAATTGGAACGAGATTTCCAAAAAAGAGCAGAAGAAGCTGCCAATCAAcaggatgacgacgacgagtgTAATGACATTGATACTGAAAGTATACCACAGCCTCAAGGTTTATTGAGTGTAGCTAATTCTCAAGAAAGAACGAACACAGTAAGTCAGCAACATACGTTGTCGAGGGCAAACATAAATAATCAATCGATAAGAGGTACACCGCCTACATCGCAAACTGTTAATAGTCCACTCTCTCCAAATGCTGCTGGAAATTCGTGCCTAGTACAAAATGATAATTCCGGTTTAATGTatttacaacaacaacaacaacaaccaccaccacaacagcagcaacaacaaccaccaccacaacagcagcaacaacaacaacaaccaccacaacaacaacaacaatcacAACAGCATACTAATCAATCTCAAAGTAATACAGTACAGTTACCTAGCTCGTCAAATTATAGTTCGTCCTTGTCACATATcggaaatattcaaaaaacatatacaactcaaaataatgaagaaagagaaacacaaCAGCGTCGAATAGAAGAAATCAGAAGGAAAGAATTCGACGAGAAtcaaagacaaagagaagaagaaaataggcatcaacaacaacaacaacaacaacaccagcagcagcaacaacaacaacaacaacatatTCAGCAATTAtacaaacaacaacaacaacatatGCAACATTATAGGAATCAACAAGCATTGCATCCAAATATGCTAAGATTAGATAATTTAGTTATCAATGGGCCTAACACGTCGCCGT cttTACAAAATGGAAATACCGATGCACCTCCACCACCAGAACGTGGATCTAGTTACGCAGTGATGTCTCAACAAAGTGCACTTAGGTCGAACAGTTCGACTTCTTCAAATATTGCCTTAACACCTCTAACATCTTCGACGATTAAGAGGGTTTCTTTTCATGATCCAAACGCAAACAATGAAACAACACCACGCAATGTCATATCTGGAAATTTAAATACTTCGTCCTCGATGGGCATGGTCACTATTAGAGAAGACCCTAAT aattttatcaatgatGCTGAAAATCTATTAGCGTCTCCAAAATCTCCGGAAGGTCCTGGCGTTCCGTTTGTTAGCGCCACACCTGGTGTTATCGGTGCACAAGAAGTATACAA agatcCACGACAGAAACGTCTCgctgaaaaacaaaaacaacaaaatttgCAAATGGGCGCGGTACCCGAGAAGCTaagtttcaaagagaaaatgaaaatgtttgcCATGGAAACAGGAGAGGATGGTACGCCACGAGACAAAGTGAAAATATCACGAGCCCAACGTGAAATTGATAACATCGGTGGCCCTCTTAGTCCTAATAACAATACCACGAAAGGCTAA